One segment of Mycolicibacterium baixiangningiae DNA contains the following:
- a CDS encoding DNA/RNA non-specific endonuclease — protein MSRRDEMAERRVDVLEAAAERWQQKISQVDAADSVLRTHGRLAATSAVLGNAFLQREERKSYAIPEMFIAEAIIGDTIDFTDTAPDETAANAGRPVARIVDRLDSDQDRAGFATGFLVAPQLFVTNWHVFADPGNATDCGAQFGYEVRGGSVADPGVTFDLDPDSFFISNQELDIAIVGVSAVAPGAALRDQGNIGYSPAPGKYLVGNPINIIQHPDGKPKRWAVSNNGIRVEPADDDLFLQYFTDTLAGSSGSPAFNHDWELVAVHHGGVPHSRNGRILRKDGTPWSPLMAESEIDWAANEGVRISKVHAYLAGLRLTDPGRRALLDQLLGVVGTQPVPEAAARPLTPRPSEQIMDRPTVNVVVNGTANFYLDGKDHSETSDVLTTPPSPLPAPIADVTPTIVEKKLRFDRKYEARPGYDSGFLEGFTVPAPKAPEDEIILRGGVPFVLNYHHYSLTMNIERQLAMWTACNADYDQRKRRKAREEFGIDTWKSDPRIPDSRQLEDTEFYAPAVKFDRGHLVRRDDVAWGETAREEEFGNSDSFHWTNCTPQHEGFNRDMFEYDGLWGALENHITRQARSVGNKCIIFAGPVLDHDDPLQDFGDEIVIKVPRRFWKVIVAAETLGDETRLGAYGFVLDQTEAIEKYGWESRFNVGMFKQQQRSLADITGLTRVTFDDQLYDADPLGRVGEESGSRQLLTLDDVLIG, from the coding sequence ATGAGCCGACGAGACGAGATGGCCGAGCGTCGGGTAGACGTGCTCGAGGCCGCCGCCGAGCGCTGGCAGCAAAAGATTTCCCAGGTCGATGCCGCCGATTCGGTCTTGCGAACGCATGGGCGCCTGGCTGCGACGAGCGCGGTTCTAGGAAATGCGTTCCTGCAGCGCGAAGAGCGCAAGTCATATGCGATACCGGAGATGTTCATTGCCGAAGCAATTATCGGTGACACCATTGATTTCACAGATACCGCACCCGATGAGACCGCAGCGAATGCCGGGAGGCCGGTTGCGAGAATCGTCGATCGGCTCGACAGCGACCAGGACCGCGCGGGATTCGCCACCGGATTTCTGGTCGCGCCACAACTGTTCGTCACCAACTGGCATGTGTTCGCCGACCCCGGCAACGCCACCGACTGCGGCGCCCAATTCGGCTACGAGGTCCGCGGCGGCAGCGTCGCCGACCCCGGGGTGACGTTCGATCTCGACCCTGACAGCTTCTTCATCAGCAACCAAGAACTCGACATCGCGATCGTCGGGGTCAGCGCCGTCGCGCCCGGCGCCGCACTGCGCGATCAGGGCAACATCGGTTACTCACCGGCGCCGGGCAAATACCTCGTCGGGAACCCGATCAACATCATCCAGCACCCCGATGGCAAGCCCAAGCGATGGGCCGTCAGCAACAACGGCATCCGCGTCGAACCCGCCGACGACGACCTGTTCCTGCAGTACTTCACCGACACGCTGGCAGGCTCATCGGGATCGCCCGCCTTCAATCACGACTGGGAACTGGTCGCGGTGCATCACGGCGGAGTTCCACACAGCCGCAACGGCCGAATCCTCCGCAAGGACGGCACCCCGTGGTCCCCGCTGATGGCGGAGTCCGAGATCGACTGGGCGGCCAACGAGGGCGTCCGGATCAGCAAGGTGCACGCCTACCTTGCCGGTCTGCGTCTCACCGATCCCGGCCGTCGGGCGCTCCTCGATCAGCTGCTGGGCGTGGTTGGCACGCAACCCGTGCCCGAAGCCGCCGCCCGACCCCTGACACCGCGACCATCGGAGCAAATCATGGACCGCCCCACGGTGAACGTCGTCGTCAACGGAACCGCGAACTTCTACCTCGATGGGAAAGACCACAGCGAGACCAGCGATGTCCTGACGACCCCGCCGTCACCTCTGCCGGCCCCCATCGCCGACGTCACTCCCACGATCGTCGAGAAAAAGCTGCGCTTCGATCGCAAGTACGAGGCGCGGCCCGGTTACGACTCGGGGTTCCTCGAAGGTTTCACCGTGCCCGCCCCGAAGGCGCCCGAGGATGAGATCATCCTGCGCGGCGGCGTGCCGTTCGTCCTCAACTATCACCACTATTCGCTGACGATGAACATCGAGCGCCAGCTGGCCATGTGGACCGCGTGCAACGCGGACTACGACCAGCGGAAACGCAGGAAGGCGCGCGAGGAGTTCGGCATCGACACCTGGAAATCCGACCCCCGCATCCCTGACAGCAGGCAGCTCGAGGATACCGAGTTTTATGCTCCCGCAGTAAAATTCGATCGCGGTCACCTCGTCCGCCGCGACGATGTGGCGTGGGGAGAGACGGCACGGGAAGAGGAATTCGGCAACTCCGACAGCTTCCATTGGACCAACTGCACCCCACAGCACGAAGGGTTCAACCGCGACATGTTCGAGTACGACGGCCTGTGGGGGGCGTTGGAGAACCACATCACTCGTCAGGCACGGTCCGTGGGCAACAAGTGCATCATCTTCGCCGGGCCGGTTCTCGATCATGACGACCCGTTGCAGGACTTCGGCGACGAGATCGTGATCAAGGTACCCCGCAGGTTCTGGAAGGTGATCGTGGCCGCCGAGACGCTCGGTGACGAGACCCGCCTGGGCGCCTACGGTTTCGTACTCGACCAGACCGAGGCGATCGAGAAGTACGGGTGGGAAAGCCGATTCAATGTCGGTATGTTCAAGCAGCAGCAACGCAGTCTTGCCGATATCACCGGTTTGACGCGGGTGACGTTCGACGACCAGCTTTACGACGCCGATCCGCTGGGCCGCGTCGGCGAGGAGAGCGGGTCGCGTCAGTTACTCACACTCGACGACGTCCTGATCGGCTAG
- a CDS encoding sigma-70 family RNA polymerase sigma factor: MTISSTRAATYRSDTTDRAGTVTSSMTLHARFEREAIPLMDSLLRGAMRLTGSRQDAEDLLQETMLLAYRGFGSFQEGTNLPAWLFRIMRNAWINRYHKKRRRPPEVLIDYVTEQKMAPQASSQVRRSECSAEVAALERILDDRLRNALMALREEFRVAVYYADVRGYCYKDIAQVTGTPAGTVMSRVSRGRQLLRRSLAAPAGE; the protein is encoded by the coding sequence GTGACCATTTCATCCACCCGTGCGGCGACTTATCGAAGCGATACGACCGATCGGGCCGGAACCGTGACATCGTCCATGACGCTCCATGCCCGGTTCGAGCGTGAAGCCATACCCCTGATGGATTCACTTCTGCGCGGCGCGATGCGGCTCACGGGCAGCAGGCAAGACGCCGAGGACCTGCTTCAGGAGACGATGCTCCTCGCGTACAGGGGGTTCGGCTCGTTTCAGGAAGGCACGAACCTGCCCGCCTGGTTGTTCCGCATCATGCGCAACGCATGGATCAACCGGTACCACAAGAAGCGCCGCCGACCCCCTGAGGTATTGATCGACTATGTCACGGAGCAGAAGATGGCCCCCCAGGCGTCGTCACAGGTTCGGCGCAGTGAGTGCTCAGCCGAAGTGGCAGCGCTGGAACGGATTCTGGACGACAGGCTGCGGAATGCGTTGATGGCACTGCGCGAGGAGTTCCGCGTGGCGGTCTACTACGCCGACGTTCGAGGCTATTGCTACAAGGACATCGCACAGGTCACGGGGACGCCCGCCGGAACGGTCATGTCGCGGGTGTCCCGCGGGCGACAGCTGCTGCGGAGGTCGCTCGCCGCGCCCGCGGGGGAGTGA
- a CDS encoding aldo/keto reductase, translating into MDYVRLGRSGLEVSRLAVGCMSYGEPDRGRQAWTLDEEASRPFLRRAVELGINFFDTANEYSSGSSEEILGRALKDFARRDEVVIATKVYASWRQAPNCAGLSRKAINTAIDDSLRRMGVDYVDLYQVHRWDDSTPIEETLEALHDVVKAGKVRYLGASSMYAWQFAKALWTADLHGWTRFVSMQPHYNLIHREEEREMIPLCRDQGVGILPWSPLARGRLTRDWDEHTRRSDDDEFARFLYPQTEDADRTVVERVAEIAAERGVPRAQVALAWVASAPGITAPIVGATKPHHLEDAVKALTLRLSPQERARLEEPYVPHTVEGFGVRYLRSA; encoded by the coding sequence ATGGACTACGTTCGACTCGGACGCTCCGGCCTCGAGGTTTCCCGCCTGGCTGTGGGATGTATGAGCTACGGCGAACCGGACCGCGGCAGGCAGGCCTGGACGCTCGACGAAGAGGCGAGCAGGCCGTTCCTGCGCCGCGCTGTGGAACTCGGAATCAACTTCTTCGACACCGCCAACGAATACTCGTCGGGCAGCAGCGAGGAGATACTCGGACGTGCGCTGAAAGACTTCGCCCGACGGGACGAGGTGGTGATCGCCACCAAGGTGTATGCATCCTGGCGTCAGGCTCCGAATTGTGCGGGGCTGTCCCGCAAGGCGATCAACACCGCCATCGACGACAGCCTTCGGCGGATGGGGGTCGATTACGTCGACCTGTACCAGGTTCATCGCTGGGACGACAGCACACCGATCGAGGAGACGCTGGAAGCGCTCCACGACGTGGTCAAGGCGGGGAAGGTCCGCTACCTCGGTGCGTCGTCGATGTACGCCTGGCAGTTCGCCAAGGCGCTCTGGACGGCCGACCTGCACGGCTGGACACGCTTCGTCAGCATGCAGCCCCACTACAACTTGATTCACCGCGAGGAGGAGCGGGAGATGATCCCGCTCTGCCGCGATCAGGGCGTGGGCATCCTGCCGTGGAGTCCGCTGGCCCGTGGTCGGCTCACCCGCGACTGGGACGAGCACACTCGCCGCTCCGATGACGACGAGTTCGCGCGGTTCCTCTATCCCCAGACCGAAGACGCCGACCGGACAGTGGTCGAGAGGGTCGCCGAGATAGCCGCCGAACGGGGCGTCCCACGCGCACAGGTCGCCCTGGCGTGGGTTGCGTCGGCGCCGGGGATCACCGCACCGATCGTCGGCGCGACGAAACCCCACCACCTCGAGGATGCCGTCAAAGCCCTCACGCTGCGCCTGAGCCCGCAGGAGCGAGCCCGGCTCGAGGAGCCGTACGTGCCACATACGGTTGAAGGATTCGGCGTGCGGTATCTCCGGTCCGCGTGA
- a CDS encoding type 1 glutamine amidotransferase domain-containing protein, whose amino-acid sequence MNTKGKVLIVGSSSHTFELRSGRHEPTGYYLNELAVPARSIVDAGYEAVLATPKGTAPVVEQFSVNADYFDGSATALEEAIEFVATSPGLRTPRSIRSTIEEGLDGYAGVFLPGGHPPMIDLMHDPDLGEALRHFHTESKPTALLCHGPIALTAAMPRAKEFRRALVKGDPDAAQTAAQGWQYRGYRMTVFSNEEEKWAEQNILKGEQVLFYPADALTAAGGAVESRGAFECNVVHDRELITGQNPFSDRPFADLFVAELDRSR is encoded by the coding sequence GTGAACACCAAGGGAAAAGTCCTCATCGTCGGCTCGAGCAGCCACACCTTCGAGCTGAGAAGCGGTCGACATGAGCCGACCGGCTACTACCTCAATGAATTGGCCGTCCCCGCGCGGTCGATCGTGGACGCCGGCTACGAGGCCGTTCTCGCCACTCCGAAGGGCACCGCACCGGTTGTCGAACAGTTCTCCGTGAACGCCGACTACTTCGACGGCAGCGCAACGGCATTGGAGGAGGCGATCGAATTCGTCGCGACGAGCCCCGGTCTCCGGACCCCGCGCTCAATCCGTTCTACGATCGAGGAGGGGCTCGACGGATACGCCGGAGTGTTCCTGCCCGGCGGCCACCCCCCGATGATCGACCTGATGCACGACCCTGACCTCGGGGAGGCGCTCCGTCACTTTCACACCGAGTCCAAGCCGACCGCGCTGCTGTGTCACGGCCCCATCGCCCTGACCGCCGCGATGCCTCGGGCGAAGGAGTTCAGGCGAGCACTCGTCAAGGGTGATCCAGACGCCGCGCAGACAGCCGCGCAGGGCTGGCAGTACAGGGGCTATCGGATGACCGTGTTCTCCAACGAAGAGGAGAAGTGGGCCGAACAGAACATCCTCAAAGGCGAACAGGTGCTGTTCTACCCGGCGGACGCACTGACCGCCGCGGGCGGTGCGGTGGAATCGCGGGGCGCGTTCGAATGCAATGTAGTGCATGACCGAGAACTCATCACCGGCCAGAATCCGTTCTCCGACAGACCCTTCGCTGACCTGTTCGTTGCAGAGCTGGATAGGAGCAGATGA
- a CDS encoding ATP-binding protein encodes MTTLRGRRAERDILDQLADAVSAGESRALVLHGEPGVGKTALMEYLAARASGCRVVRAVGVQQEMELAYAGLHQLCVSMVDTIGRLPVPQRDALRTAFGMSAGPPPDRFLVGLAVLGLLSDTADEQPLLCLIDDEQWLDRVSAQILAFVARRLAAESVALIFAARTPSSDLQGLPQLALQPLPEKDARALLDDVLAGRLDAMVRNQIVAEARGNPLALVELPRALTTPQLAGGFGLAGAVQLPRSAEESIQRQFEVLPGPTRHLLVIAAADPTGDPALVWRAARRLGIGEDAALPAREAGLCEYATRVRFRHPLVRSAAYQSASPEQRRQAHGALAEATDGRLDPDRRAWHRAHAARGPDEDVAVELVGSAGRAQARGGMAAAAAFLERATMLTSAADSRVDRALAAAWAKVQAGEGEGAAELLSTAEVGPLGDAQQARVDLVRAELAFVTSRGSDAPPLLLKAAGRLESVDPDLSRETYLEAFSAALFAGRLAVGADVLEVAGAAATAPHSAGIARAPDLLLDGLVAHYHQGYPTCLPLLRGALASFGTGMSAEAELRWLWLASIAAIHVWDERRWDALSDRHVHLARANGALSELPLALSSRVFMQLFSGDLAAAAALVEESQAATDATGNNLAPYGRLGLAAMRGSLEEVAALTETTERDVTSRGEGIGITVTAWANALLNNGHGDYARAVTAAERAIEYVGDITSSTWATVELIEASVRAGKAQTAEDAFRRLTDMTDASDTEWARGIAARSGALLNEGEAAEQLYREAIERLGRTSLRSEVARAHLLYGEWLRRQHRRIDARVQLVEACTMLEEMGMDAFAQRARRELKATGQTARKRSLTSAPTELTAQEAQIARLARDGLSNPEIGARLFISARTVQYHLSKVFTKLGINSRSRLDRALPPT; translated from the coding sequence GTGACGACGTTGAGGGGCCGCCGCGCCGAACGCGACATTCTGGATCAGCTGGCCGATGCCGTATCGGCGGGCGAGAGCCGAGCACTGGTGTTGCACGGCGAACCAGGTGTCGGGAAGACCGCTCTGATGGAGTATCTCGCGGCACGGGCGTCCGGATGCCGCGTCGTGCGTGCGGTCGGCGTTCAGCAAGAGATGGAACTCGCTTACGCCGGGCTGCACCAATTGTGCGTATCCATGGTGGACACCATCGGCCGGCTGCCCGTGCCACAGCGAGACGCACTGCGTACCGCGTTCGGCATGAGTGCCGGTCCTCCCCCGGACCGCTTCCTCGTGGGTCTGGCAGTCCTGGGCCTTCTGTCCGATACGGCCGACGAGCAACCGCTCCTCTGCTTGATCGACGACGAGCAGTGGCTCGACCGCGTCTCAGCGCAGATCCTGGCCTTCGTCGCTCGCCGATTGGCGGCGGAGTCGGTCGCGCTGATCTTTGCGGCGCGTACTCCGAGCAGCGACCTGCAGGGGTTGCCTCAATTGGCACTTCAGCCCCTTCCCGAAAAGGATGCACGCGCCCTGCTCGACGACGTGCTCGCCGGGCGCCTGGACGCAATGGTGAGGAATCAGATTGTCGCGGAGGCCCGCGGCAACCCCCTCGCACTGGTGGAGTTACCGCGGGCGTTGACCACCCCGCAGCTGGCCGGGGGGTTCGGGCTCGCCGGTGCGGTGCAACTTCCGCGAAGCGCCGAGGAGAGCATCCAACGCCAATTCGAGGTCCTACCCGGCCCGACGAGGCACCTGCTCGTGATCGCGGCCGCGGACCCGACCGGCGATCCAGCCCTGGTCTGGCGGGCCGCTCGGCGACTCGGAATCGGCGAGGATGCGGCCTTACCCGCCCGCGAGGCGGGACTGTGTGAATACGCGACCCGCGTGCGGTTCAGGCATCCGCTCGTGCGTTCTGCGGCGTATCAGTCGGCGTCCCCCGAGCAGCGGCGGCAAGCCCACGGTGCGCTCGCAGAGGCCACTGACGGCCGGCTGGACCCGGACCGGAGGGCCTGGCACCGAGCCCATGCCGCGCGAGGACCGGACGAAGATGTCGCCGTGGAACTGGTGGGCTCGGCGGGCAGGGCGCAGGCGCGGGGCGGAATGGCCGCCGCTGCGGCGTTCCTCGAGCGCGCGACGATGCTGACGTCGGCCGCTGACAGCCGAGTGGACCGGGCGCTCGCCGCGGCGTGGGCGAAAGTTCAAGCCGGCGAGGGAGAGGGAGCGGCGGAACTTCTTTCGACGGCGGAAGTCGGCCCGCTCGGTGACGCCCAGCAGGCTCGCGTCGACCTCGTGCGGGCAGAGCTCGCGTTTGTCACCAGCCGCGGGAGCGATGCGCCGCCGCTGCTCCTCAAGGCGGCCGGCCGACTGGAATCCGTCGATCCGGATCTCTCGCGGGAAACGTACCTCGAAGCGTTCTCGGCGGCCTTGTTCGCGGGGCGCTTGGCCGTCGGCGCCGATGTACTGGAGGTCGCCGGCGCCGCTGCCACGGCGCCACATTCCGCGGGAATCGCCCGCGCACCAGACCTTCTGCTGGACGGCCTGGTGGCGCACTACCACCAGGGATACCCGACGTGCCTGCCGCTCCTGCGCGGGGCATTGGCGTCTTTCGGAACCGGAATGTCGGCCGAGGCCGAGCTTCGATGGTTGTGGTTGGCGTCCATCGCCGCCATCCACGTGTGGGACGAACGGCGCTGGGATGCGCTCTCCGACAGACATGTTCACCTTGCCCGTGCGAACGGCGCACTCAGCGAGCTTCCGTTGGCGCTCAGCTCCCGAGTGTTCATGCAGTTGTTCTCCGGCGATCTCGCCGCCGCTGCGGCACTCGTCGAGGAGTCACAGGCGGCGACGGACGCGACGGGGAACAACCTCGCTCCTTACGGCCGGCTCGGTCTGGCCGCAATGCGCGGAAGCCTCGAAGAAGTTGCCGCGCTGACGGAAACGACCGAGCGTGACGTCACGTCGCGCGGTGAAGGTATCGGCATCACGGTCACCGCGTGGGCGAACGCACTGCTGAACAACGGCCACGGCGACTATGCGAGAGCGGTGACCGCAGCCGAGCGGGCGATCGAGTACGTCGGGGACATCACGTCGTCCACCTGGGCGACGGTCGAGCTCATCGAGGCATCGGTGCGCGCCGGAAAGGCGCAAACGGCGGAAGATGCCTTCCGGCGCCTCACCGACATGACTGACGCCAGCGACACCGAGTGGGCGCGAGGGATCGCGGCGCGCTCAGGCGCATTGTTGAACGAGGGCGAAGCCGCCGAGCAGCTCTATCGTGAAGCGATCGAAAGGCTCGGCCGCACAAGCCTTCGCTCCGAAGTCGCTCGCGCTCACCTGCTGTACGGCGAGTGGTTGCGACGTCAGCACCGTCGAATCGACGCCCGCGTCCAGTTGGTCGAGGCGTGCACGATGCTCGAGGAGATGGGCATGGACGCATTCGCCCAACGTGCTCGGCGTGAACTGAAAGCCACCGGCCAGACTGCTCGGAAGCGCAGTCTGACGTCCGCCCCGACGGAGCTGACAGCGCAGGAGGCGCAGATCGCGCGGCTCGCCCGTGATGGCTTGTCGAACCCCGAGATCGGCGCGCGACTCTTCATCAGCGCTCGCACGGTCCAGTATCACCTGAGCAAGGTGTTCACCAAGCTGGGCATCAATTCGCGGAGCCGACTCGACCGCGCCTTGCCGCCGACCTAG
- a CDS encoding nuclear transport factor 2 family protein, giving the protein MSEQEQNIETVKKGYDAFSAGDIEAVMSVFDDNVEWMQPGNSTISGTYHGKGELGSFLAKMAEKPLEVRVNRLLADGDTVVALTDVVMDGNRTTDADVFTLRDGKTVRVEIHADTALMEKVYGTKQAATQQ; this is encoded by the coding sequence ATGTCGGAACAGGAACAGAACATCGAGACCGTCAAGAAGGGTTACGACGCCTTCAGCGCAGGTGACATCGAAGCGGTGATGAGCGTCTTCGACGACAACGTCGAATGGATGCAGCCGGGTAACAGCACGATCAGCGGCACGTATCACGGCAAGGGTGAACTCGGCTCGTTCCTGGCCAAGATGGCCGAGAAGCCGCTCGAGGTCCGGGTGAACCGGTTACTCGCCGACGGTGACACGGTGGTGGCATTGACCGATGTGGTCATGGACGGCAACCGCACCACGGACGCCGATGTGTTCACGCTGCGTGACGGCAAGACCGTCCGCGTCGAGATCCATGCCGACACAGCGTTAATGGAGAAGGTTTACGGCACCAAGCAGGCCGCCACCCAGCAGTAG
- a CDS encoding VOC family protein, whose amino-acid sequence MAINGVNHVAVTVRDVEASGPWYRTLFDADPILDEHTDAGFRHLVWAFADGTLFGIHQHDRPAGDGQFSEFDPGLDHVGFACADRGELEQWERRLDELGVTHGGIVDADYGSGLSFRDPDGVALEFFAPPSR is encoded by the coding sequence ATGGCGATCAACGGAGTCAACCACGTCGCTGTCACGGTGCGCGATGTCGAGGCCAGCGGGCCGTGGTACCGCACGCTCTTCGACGCCGACCCGATACTCGACGAGCACACCGACGCCGGATTCCGCCACCTGGTGTGGGCGTTCGCGGACGGCACCCTGTTCGGCATCCACCAGCACGACCGTCCGGCGGGCGACGGGCAGTTCAGCGAGTTCGACCCCGGCCTCGACCACGTCGGGTTCGCTTGCGCCGACCGCGGCGAACTCGAGCAGTGGGAGCGCCGACTCGACGAACTCGGGGTCACCCACGGCGGGATCGTCGACGCTGACTACGGATCGGGGTTGAGCTTCCGCGACCCCGACGGGGTGGCCCTCGAGTTCTTCGCCCCGCCCTCGCGTTAG
- a CDS encoding cobalamin biosynthesis protein, giving the protein MVSPIMRARAAGIAAGLLADAVLGDPQRWHPVAGFGGAAARFERITYADSRWAGTVHTGGLLTALAFGGVAAERAAARRGPLATATLTAATTFVAAGGTSLSRVGARLSHLLDRDDVDGGRLLLPSLCGRDPSVLDAAGLTRAATESIAENTSDAQVAPLLWAAVAGVPGLLVYRGANTLDAMIGNRSPRYARFGWAAARFDDVLNYVPARASGVLTAVCAPVVGGSPTAALRAWRHDARRHPSPNAGVAEAAFAGALGVRLGGPTQYAHELEIRPTLGDGRSPAVADLRRAVRLSRAVQTAAGVLAVVVSAAGRSGRRACPRELRVPVTGRRPCRGDAGGSRRR; this is encoded by the coding sequence ATGGTTTCGCCGATCATGCGTGCCCGCGCCGCAGGCATCGCCGCCGGTCTGCTCGCCGACGCGGTGTTGGGAGATCCGCAGCGCTGGCACCCGGTGGCCGGGTTCGGCGGTGCCGCAGCTCGATTCGAGCGCATCACCTACGCCGACTCCCGGTGGGCGGGTACCGTGCACACCGGTGGCCTGCTCACCGCGTTGGCGTTCGGGGGAGTCGCCGCTGAGCGGGCGGCGGCACGTCGTGGGCCACTGGCCACCGCCACCCTCACCGCGGCCACCACATTCGTGGCCGCCGGGGGCACGTCGCTGTCGCGGGTAGGCGCCCGGCTCTCCCACCTGCTCGACAGGGATGACGTCGACGGTGGCCGGCTACTACTGCCGTCGCTGTGCGGCCGTGACCCCTCGGTGCTCGATGCCGCGGGGCTGACCCGCGCGGCCACCGAGTCGATCGCCGAGAACACCTCCGACGCACAGGTGGCGCCGCTGCTCTGGGCGGCCGTCGCCGGCGTGCCCGGACTCCTGGTGTACCGGGGCGCGAACACCCTGGACGCGATGATCGGCAACCGCTCGCCGAGATACGCCCGGTTCGGTTGGGCCGCCGCGAGATTCGACGATGTGCTGAACTACGTTCCCGCCCGCGCGTCGGGTGTGTTGACGGCGGTCTGCGCGCCGGTGGTGGGAGGATCACCGACGGCCGCGCTGCGTGCGTGGCGGCATGACGCCCGCAGGCATCCCAGCCCGAACGCCGGGGTGGCCGAAGCGGCGTTCGCCGGTGCGCTGGGGGTGCGACTGGGCGGGCCGACGCAGTACGCCCACGAGTTGGAGATCAGACCCACGCTCGGCGACGGACGCAGCCCCGCGGTGGCGGATCTGCGCCGGGCGGTGCGGTTGTCGCGCGCGGTGCAGACGGCGGCCGGGGTACTGGCGGTCGTGGTCAGCGCCGCCGGCCGTAGCGGTCGGCGAGCTTGTCCTCGGGAGTTGCGGGTGCCTGTGACTGGGCGGCGGCCTTGTCGCGGCGACGCTGGCGGATCTCGGCGTAGATGA
- a CDS encoding SURF1 family cytochrome oxidase biogenesis protein translates to MKRWAFLLRPAWLALYVVVLAFAYLCFTVLAPWQLGKNTTTSRENDQISRSVTAEPVPVTSVLPEQDSAAPDEQWRRVTATGRYLPEAQVLARLRVVDGDPAYEVLVPFAVDGGPTVLVDRGYVKPEQGTAVPPIEPAPTATVSITARLRDAEPVPPGKEPLRENGIPQVYAINPGQISALTGVPLAGSYLQLVEDQPGGLGVIGLPHLDAGPFLSYGIQWIAFGVIAPIGVGYFIYAEIRQRRRDKAAAQSQAPATPEDKLADRYGRRR, encoded by the coding sequence ATGAAGCGCTGGGCGTTCCTGCTGCGGCCGGCATGGCTGGCGCTGTACGTGGTGGTGCTCGCCTTCGCCTACCTGTGCTTCACCGTGCTGGCGCCCTGGCAGCTCGGCAAGAACACCACGACCTCGCGCGAGAACGACCAGATCTCCCGATCCGTCACCGCCGAACCCGTTCCGGTCACCTCGGTGCTGCCCGAACAGGATTCGGCCGCACCGGACGAACAGTGGCGGCGGGTCACCGCGACCGGGCGGTACCTGCCCGAGGCGCAGGTGCTGGCTCGGCTGCGGGTCGTCGACGGCGACCCGGCCTACGAGGTGCTGGTGCCGTTCGCCGTCGACGGCGGCCCGACGGTGCTGGTGGACCGCGGGTACGTGAAACCCGAACAGGGCACGGCGGTGCCGCCGATCGAGCCGGCCCCCACCGCAACCGTGAGCATCACCGCACGCCTGCGTGACGCCGAACCGGTTCCGCCCGGTAAGGAACCGTTGCGGGAGAACGGCATACCGCAGGTGTACGCGATCAACCCCGGCCAGATCTCCGCGCTGACCGGTGTGCCGCTGGCCGGTTCGTACCTGCAGTTGGTCGAGGATCAGCCGGGCGGCCTCGGCGTCATCGGATTGCCGCACCTCGACGCCGGCCCGTTCCTGTCGTACGGAATCCAGTGGATCGCCTTCGGCGTCATCGCGCCGATCGGCGTCGGCTACTTCATCTACGCCGAGATCCGCCAGCGTCGCCGCGACAAGGCCGCCGCCCAGTCACAGGCACCCGCAACTCCCGAGGACAAGCTCGCCGACCGCTACGGCCGGCGGCGCTGA
- a CDS encoding low molecular weight protein-tyrosine-phosphatase: protein MSESSPLHVTFVCSGNICRSPIAEKVFAHQIAERGLSGAVRVSSAGTGGWHAGDPADVRAVHVLRAHGYPTAHEAAQVDDDHLSADLVVALGRNHVRMLSELGVPAGRLRMLRSFDPRSAAHPLDVEDPYYGTQDDFEDVFAVIEAALPGLHDWVDEQLATRGIAS from the coding sequence GTGTCTGAATCATCGCCGCTGCACGTCACGTTCGTCTGTTCGGGCAACATCTGCCGTTCGCCGATCGCCGAGAAGGTGTTCGCCCACCAGATCGCCGAACGCGGCCTGTCCGGGGCGGTGCGGGTCAGCAGCGCGGGCACCGGCGGCTGGCACGCCGGTGACCCCGCCGACGTGCGGGCGGTCCATGTGCTGCGCGCCCACGGCTACCCCACCGCTCACGAGGCCGCCCAGGTCGACGACGACCACCTGTCCGCCGACCTGGTCGTCGCGCTGGGCCGCAACCACGTCCGGATGCTCAGCGAGCTCGGGGTGCCGGCCGGGCGGCTGCGCATGCTGCGCTCGTTCGACCCGCGATCGGCGGCGCACCCACTCGACGTGGAGGACCCCTACTACGGCACGCAGGACGATTTCGAGGACGTCTTCGCCGTGATCGAGGCGGCCCTGCCGGGGCTGCACGACTGGGTCGACGAACAACTCGCGACGCGGGGAATCGCGAGCTGA